A single Acetivibrio cellulolyticus CD2 DNA region contains:
- a CDS encoding MurR/RpiR family transcriptional regulator — protein sequence MESKNNDLIKKIQSSIPDFSKGQKLIANFIINHYDKAAFMTAAKLGDEVGVSESTVVRFANEIGFDGYPKLQKVLKELIKSKLTSVQRIEVSSNRINEDNILKSVLQSDMEKIKMTLDEIDQNSFNNIVESILNAKKIYILGVRSSAPLASFLGFYFNLIFDNVRLVHTTSVSEMFEQIIYASEGDVVIGISFPRYSKRTINALKFGKSRGATVISITDSVESPLAQCSDHSLIARSDMASFVDSLVAPLSVINALIAAIGVRRKQHVYDTFENLEKIWEEYQIYEKHDGEDNDAINGKEDC from the coding sequence ATGGAAAGCAAAAACAATGACTTAATAAAAAAAATTCAGTCAAGTATTCCGGATTTTAGCAAAGGTCAGAAGCTCATAGCAAACTTTATTATCAATCATTATGATAAGGCTGCGTTTATGACTGCTGCAAAGTTGGGTGATGAAGTTGGTGTCAGTGAATCTACTGTTGTAAGGTTTGCAAATGAAATAGGTTTTGATGGATATCCAAAGCTTCAGAAGGTTTTGAAGGAACTTATAAAAAGTAAACTGACTTCTGTTCAGAGAATAGAAGTATCCTCCAACAGGATTAATGAAGATAATATTTTAAAAAGTGTTCTCCAATCAGATATGGAGAAAATTAAAATGACCCTTGATGAGATAGATCAAAACAGTTTTAATAATATTGTTGAAAGTATTTTAAATGCCAAGAAAATATATATTCTAGGGGTAAGAAGTTCCGCACCGCTTGCAAGTTTCCTTGGTTTCTACTTTAATTTGATATTTGACAATGTAAGACTGGTGCATACTACTAGTGTAAGTGAAATGTTTGAGCAGATAATATATGCATCTGAAGGAGATGTAGTAATAGGTATCAGTTTTCCAAGATACTCCAAAAGGACAATAAATGCTCTGAAATTTGGCAAGAGTCGCGGTGCTACTGTTATATCCATAACCGACAGTGTGGAATCCCCACTTGCACAATGTTCCGACCATTCACTTATTGCAAGAAGTGATATGGCATCATTTGTTGATTCTCTTGTTGCACCACTCAGTGTAATAAATGCTTTGATAGCTGCTATTGGGGTTAGGAGAAAGCAGCATGTATATGATACATTTGAGAATCTGGAAAAGATTTGGGAAGAGTATCAGATTTATGAGAAACATGATGGAGAAGATAATGATGCTATAAATGGAAAGGAAGACTGCTAG
- a CDS encoding P-II family nitrogen regulator, which translates to MSNDSDQMEYELLCVIVNFGQGSKVIKYARQNGILGGTIFLGTGIVSNRLLEFLDLSDLRREIVLMLGEKIGVYKTLDDLNAKYNLNKSNHGIAFSSHVLSILGTKSYKGSNIKEHGGVENTMHNAIYVVVDKGKAEDVVEAAKKAGARGGTIINARGSGIHEHSKLFLMDIEPEKEVVLILAENNLTDAITSSIRNDLKMDEPGNGIIFVQAVSKAYGLC; encoded by the coding sequence ATGTCAAATGATTCAGATCAAATGGAATATGAACTTTTATGTGTAATTGTAAATTTCGGACAAGGAAGCAAAGTAATTAAATATGCCCGGCAAAATGGCATATTGGGCGGAACAATATTTTTAGGTACGGGCATTGTTTCAAACCGGTTACTGGAGTTTCTTGATTTGAGCGATCTTAGAAGAGAAATTGTTTTAATGTTGGGCGAAAAAATAGGCGTTTATAAAACTCTTGATGATCTAAATGCTAAATATAATTTAAACAAATCAAACCATGGTATAGCTTTCAGTAGTCATGTTTTGAGTATTTTAGGAACTAAATCATATAAAGGCAGCAATATAAAGGAACATGGAGGTGTAGAAAATACAATGCATAATGCTATTTATGTAGTTGTTGATAAGGGCAAAGCTGAAGATGTTGTAGAGGCTGCAAAAAAGGCAGGTGCTCGAGGTGGTACAATAATCAATGCCAGAGGTTCAGGCATTCATGAACACAGTAAACTCTTTTTAATGGATATAGAACCGGAGAAGGAAGTTGTCTTAATATTAGCAGAGAATAATTTGACAGATGCAATTACATCCTCAATTAGGAATGACCTCAAAATGGACGAACCGGGAAATGGAATTATTTTTGTTCAGGCTGTTAGCAAGGCTTATGGTTTATGTTGA
- a CDS encoding J domain-containing protein, with protein MDCFEALGINPTKDTKEIKRAYSKMLQIHSPETDPEGFQKIREAYEEAIAKAGQEDLSDKTITPVEEFMAKFKDCYDNFDKRIDENSWKELLDSDICCNIETGKEISDKILTFMMSSYNYPYEIWSLFNNYFSWTSKKEKLYQQFPKNFIDFIIYKITNKTYFRYDYVKNCQKGQEENFLTEYSKANNALEEYDLYNAKKSLEKAKEVCGDHPDLLILTSRYLMTNGQLEEAKSILSSVIENNEKDLFAYYYRGNLFFRLGKFNDAYNDYKKGLEIKPDFIDILYSIGKCSISLGKYEEASEYFEKLTDLAQYNRDVRVLLNSAYSFQLDDLTSLAEQNPDNIDLKFKLAKAYYACHKTEESYNILSEIEQSGHMNCEMYVLLCKVLYDSEKKELSYSTAFKAYELYPQDFSITFYKACMLDEYGKYEEAISYYDKALALKPDDAVSFSNKAYALNKLKRYSEALESANYAIKIDEYMAHAYKNKAEALLGLELYQECLAACEEALNIFVYLTDVYVIKMKLYSRVGQFDEALNVFNKAIDNGLKESSLFIQKANVLRLTQKYDEAISLCDQAIELDENSKDVHYCKGLCYFNKEKYKEAIECFESSIQKSENMGSSYYYKILSLLNSSNHKEALRELANAISLKLENVDRFYELKGDVLSFQNQYNEALEEYKKAIEIDPACSSYYYSMGYNLNNLSKFEDALQYLNKAIELDPTVANYFICKSHSLYTLGKYKACIEECDKALEVEPDYMPAFRNKAWAFYKLGNVDEAEKFCQNALKIDGSNVNLLYLKVNILRQKGLNQDALIVCDRIHEIDPEDQEIIGIRKELLQGSKAKKGFLGTLFGK; from the coding sequence ATGGATTGTTTTGAAGCTTTAGGTATTAATCCCACAAAGGATACCAAAGAGATCAAAAGGGCATACTCAAAAATGCTCCAGATTCATAGTCCTGAAACTGATCCTGAAGGTTTCCAAAAAATTAGAGAGGCATATGAGGAAGCAATTGCAAAGGCGGGCCAGGAAGACTTAAGCGACAAAACGATAACTCCTGTAGAAGAGTTTATGGCAAAGTTCAAAGATTGCTATGACAACTTTGACAAAAGAATTGATGAAAATTCATGGAAGGAACTATTGGATAGTGATATTTGCTGTAATATAGAGACCGGTAAGGAAATAAGTGATAAAATCCTTACTTTTATGATGAGCAGCTATAACTATCCTTATGAGATATGGTCGCTATTTAACAACTATTTTTCATGGACTTCCAAAAAAGAAAAACTATATCAGCAATTCCCCAAAAATTTCATCGATTTTATAATTTATAAGATAACCAACAAAACGTACTTCAGATATGATTATGTTAAGAACTGCCAAAAAGGTCAGGAGGAGAATTTCCTTACAGAATACTCTAAAGCAAATAATGCTTTGGAGGAGTATGACTTATACAATGCGAAGAAATCATTAGAAAAAGCAAAAGAGGTATGTGGGGATCATCCGGATTTGTTAATTTTGACCTCAAGGTACCTTATGACAAATGGTCAATTGGAAGAGGCAAAATCAATACTTAGTTCAGTTATTGAGAATAATGAAAAGGATTTGTTTGCCTATTATTATAGAGGTAACTTATTTTTTAGATTAGGTAAATTCAATGATGCCTATAATGATTATAAAAAAGGTCTTGAAATAAAACCGGATTTTATTGATATTTTGTATTCCATTGGAAAGTGCAGTATTAGCCTTGGTAAGTATGAAGAAGCCTCTGAATATTTTGAAAAGCTTACAGATTTGGCTCAGTACAACAGGGACGTAAGGGTTTTATTGAATTCAGCTTACAGTTTTCAGCTAGATGACCTTACAAGTCTGGCAGAACAAAACCCTGACAATATTGACTTAAAATTCAAGCTAGCTAAGGCTTATTATGCCTGTCACAAAACAGAAGAAAGCTATAATATTTTGAGCGAAATTGAACAAAGCGGACACATGAACTGTGAAATGTACGTTTTGCTATGCAAGGTTTTATACGATTCAGAGAAAAAGGAGCTTTCCTATTCGACTGCATTTAAGGCTTATGAGTTATATCCGCAAGACTTTAGCATTACTTTCTATAAGGCATGTATGCTTGACGAGTATGGAAAATATGAAGAGGCTATCTCTTATTATGATAAAGCCCTGGCCCTTAAACCAGATGATGCTGTTTCTTTCAGTAATAAAGCATATGCACTTAACAAGCTGAAAAGATATAGCGAAGCTTTAGAAAGTGCAAATTATGCAATAAAGATTGATGAGTATATGGCACATGCTTATAAAAACAAGGCTGAAGCACTGTTAGGGCTGGAGTTATATCAAGAATGTCTTGCCGCCTGTGAGGAAGCGTTAAATATTTTTGTATATTTGACTGATGTATATGTGATCAAAATGAAACTTTACTCAAGGGTGGGACAATTTGATGAAGCTTTGAATGTTTTTAACAAAGCCATTGACAATGGGTTAAAAGAAAGCAGTCTTTTTATTCAAAAAGCCAATGTATTGCGTTTGACTCAAAAATATGATGAGGCTATCAGCTTATGTGATCAGGCTATTGAGTTGGATGAGAACAGTAAAGATGTGCATTATTGCAAGGGACTTTGCTATTTTAATAAAGAAAAATATAAAGAGGCTATTGAGTGTTTTGAGAGTTCAATACAAAAAAGCGAAAACATGGGCAGTTCCTATTATTACAAGATTCTAAGCTTATTGAACAGTTCAAACCATAAGGAAGCGTTAAGAGAATTAGCTAATGCAATAAGTTTGAAACTTGAAAACGTGGACAGGTTTTATGAGTTGAAAGGGGATGTTTTATCATTCCAGAATCAATATAACGAGGCACTTGAAGAATACAAAAAAGCTATTGAAATTGATCCTGCATGTTCTTCCTACTATTATTCCATGGGATATAACCTGAATAATCTCTCAAAGTTTGAAGATGCATTGCAGTATTTAAATAAGGCAATTGAATTAGATCCTACTGTTGCAAACTATTTTATTTGCAAGAGTCATTCGTTGTATACTCTTGGAAAGTATAAAGCTTGTATTGAGGAATGTGATAAGGCACTTGAAGTTGAACCTGACTATATGCCGGCATTTAGAAATAAGGCCTGGGCATTTTATAAGCTTGGCAACGTTGATGAAGCGGAAAAATTCTGTCAGAATGCTCTGAAAATTGATGGAAGCAATGTGAATTTACTATATTTGAAAGTAAATATTTTGAGGCAAAAAGGATTGAATCAAGATGCCCTGATTGTATGTGACAGAATCCATGAAATCGATCCTGAGGATCAGGAAATTATAGGTATACGTAAGGAACTACTCCAAGGAAGCAAAGCCAAGAAGGGATTTTTAGGTACACTTTTTGGGAAATAG
- a CDS encoding sialate O-acetylesterase, with translation MIFRIISKRAIISVMMATVLLFCLVSPQQYIQAETKPFLHPVFANNMVLQRDVENTIWGWTSSGEKITVKIGDKIASCVADSTGKWTATLEPFSAGGPYQMTVTGSQTVTVSDIYFGELWLCSGQSNMVMQLPFVENGDTEVQNCNNPNIRYFTTPYASSSSPQDNFGYVSGWYKCTPTSVGNLSGAAYFFAKELNEELDVPIGIICSAVGGSFIESWISNEAMETFLDTTTGLSYTPSSPDIYYNGMIAPLTPLKFKGVFWYQGESNTNFPTLYESQLTSMINDWRTNFKKADMPFVVVQLPYYTELQTTPVENVPWPVIRESQLNVSRKLNNVGLVTTMDLGAVDIHPKNKQDLGYRSALCALSKFYNKDIVPTGPLYSGMSISGNKVKITFENAQNGLMVASKTGLEPVQEVPGGTLKGFAIAGQDGNYVFADAVIDGNSVVVSSSAISNPVSVKYSWGNNPLGNLYNKDGLPASPFSTTGTVIPSTTSTPKPTLTTSTPTPTQANVIVGDLNGDGSVNSIDFGYFRMFLLGTIIDFPVLDDLKAADLNGDGSINSIDFGYLRLYLLGSIKVFPAY, from the coding sequence GTGATTTTTAGAATTATTTCAAAACGTGCTATAATTTCTGTAATGATGGCAACTGTATTATTGTTCTGTCTGGTATCTCCGCAACAGTACATACAGGCAGAGACGAAACCATTTTTACATCCGGTGTTTGCAAATAATATGGTTTTGCAAAGAGATGTAGAAAATACTATCTGGGGATGGACAAGCTCAGGTGAAAAAATAACAGTTAAAATTGGAGATAAAATTGCTTCCTGTGTTGCTGATTCAACCGGCAAATGGACTGCAACGCTTGAACCGTTCTCAGCCGGCGGACCATATCAGATGACGGTAACAGGTTCTCAGACCGTGACTGTCAGTGATATATACTTCGGTGAATTATGGCTTTGTTCAGGTCAATCAAACATGGTTATGCAACTCCCTTTCGTAGAAAATGGTGATACAGAAGTACAAAACTGTAACAACCCTAATATCAGATATTTTACAACTCCCTATGCAAGCAGCTCATCACCACAGGATAATTTCGGATATGTAAGCGGCTGGTATAAATGCACTCCAACATCGGTTGGAAATCTATCCGGTGCAGCATACTTTTTTGCAAAGGAATTAAATGAAGAGCTTGATGTGCCAATAGGAATAATATGTTCTGCTGTTGGTGGAAGTTTTATCGAAAGCTGGATCAGCAATGAAGCCATGGAAACTTTTCTTGATACAACCACGGGTCTCAGCTATACACCATCTTCACCTGATATTTACTATAATGGAATGATAGCACCTCTCACCCCGCTTAAATTCAAGGGTGTATTCTGGTATCAGGGTGAGTCAAATACGAATTTTCCAACACTGTATGAAAGTCAACTTACGTCTATGATAAACGATTGGAGGACAAATTTTAAGAAAGCAGATATGCCCTTTGTAGTGGTTCAGTTGCCATATTATACGGAGCTTCAAACTACTCCAGTTGAGAATGTCCCCTGGCCTGTTATAAGAGAAAGCCAATTGAATGTTTCACGAAAATTAAATAATGTTGGTCTTGTGACTACAATGGATTTAGGTGCTGTTGATATACATCCAAAAAATAAACAGGATCTTGGTTATAGATCAGCTCTATGTGCCCTGAGTAAATTTTATAACAAAGACATTGTTCCTACAGGTCCTTTGTATTCAGGAATGTCCATTAGCGGCAATAAAGTCAAGATAACTTTTGAAAATGCGCAAAATGGTCTTATGGTAGCCAGCAAGACTGGTCTAGAACCTGTTCAGGAAGTACCCGGCGGCACACTTAAAGGTTTTGCAATAGCTGGTCAGGATGGTAATTACGTCTTTGCAGATGCTGTTATTGATGGTAATTCTGTTGTAGTAAGTTCATCTGCCATATCAAACCCTGTTTCGGTTAAGTATTCATGGGGCAATAATCCGCTTGGAAACTTATATAACAAGGACGGTCTTCCTGCTTCACCTTTCAGTACAACAGGAACTGTGATCCCATCAACTACTTCTACTCCAAAACCAACTCTTACCACATCAACCCCTACGCCTACTCAAGCTAATGTAATTGTTGGTGACTTAAATGGTGACGGAAGTGTGAATTCAATTGACTTTGGTTACTTTAGGATGTTCCTTTTGGGGACGATAATTGATTTCCCTGTATTAGATGATTTAAAGGCTGCTGATTTAAATGGTGATGGAAGCATAAATTCGATTGATTTTGGTTATTTAAGATTGTATTTGCTAGGTTCCATAAAGGTATTTCCTGCTTATTAA
- a CDS encoding DUF1538 domain-containing protein encodes MSTITDKFREVTLALLPISLIVLILNFTIAPLGIPLLIRFFVGVFITIIGLSIFLLGVDIGITPIGNLLGSFLTKSNKIWIVGIAGIILGFFVSVAEPDLYILAGQVEFVTSGLISKLSIVVVVSIGIAVMLAVGLIRIVYNIPLFKILTVLYFIIFILTFFTSSEFLAISFDASGATTGALTVPFILALALGVSRLKKDSNASENDSFGLVAIASTGAIISVLIMSIITKPGKISSNLEISSTTSSSIVAPFINNLPSVLIEVFFAMLPLLIIFLIFQKTFFKLDKRSFYKILKGNLYTYIGLVYFLTGVNASFIDVGSVVGYSLASLNTKFSLVAVGFVLGLVTILAEPAVYVLTHQIEEVTSGYVKREVILFALSLGVGISVALSMIRILVPEIKLWHYLLPGYVIAIILTFFVPKLFVGIAFDSGGVASGPMTATFIMAFAQGAAQRIEYANVLIDGFGLIAMVALTPLITLQVLGIIYKIKSRKGGLEPHVK; translated from the coding sequence TTGAGCACAATTACGGATAAATTTAGAGAAGTCACACTTGCTTTACTTCCCATATCATTAATTGTGTTGATATTGAATTTTACAATTGCCCCACTTGGTATTCCACTCTTAATAAGATTTTTCGTTGGAGTATTTATTACGATTATTGGATTATCAATATTTTTATTAGGAGTTGATATAGGTATTACTCCAATTGGCAATCTGCTAGGGTCATTTCTTACAAAATCAAATAAGATTTGGATAGTCGGAATTGCAGGAATAATCCTTGGTTTTTTTGTATCAGTTGCCGAGCCTGACCTTTACATACTAGCAGGACAAGTGGAATTTGTCACTTCAGGCTTAATATCCAAACTCAGTATTGTTGTAGTTGTGTCAATTGGAATTGCAGTAATGCTTGCAGTTGGTTTAATAAGAATAGTTTATAATATTCCATTGTTTAAAATTCTAACAGTACTATATTTTATTATTTTTATTTTAACATTTTTTACTTCTTCTGAATTTCTTGCAATATCTTTTGATGCTTCCGGAGCAACCACGGGAGCTTTGACTGTACCATTTATTTTAGCTCTTGCGTTAGGTGTTTCAAGGTTGAAGAAAGATAGTAATGCTTCTGAAAATGACAGCTTTGGTCTAGTTGCAATAGCTTCAACCGGTGCTATAATTTCTGTTTTGATTATGAGCATAATTACAAAACCAGGCAAAATATCTTCCAACCTGGAAATAAGTTCAACTACATCATCCTCGATTGTAGCCCCGTTTATTAATAATTTACCATCTGTATTGATTGAAGTTTTCTTTGCAATGCTTCCACTGCTAATCATATTCCTGATTTTTCAAAAAACATTCTTTAAGCTTGATAAACGATCTTTTTACAAAATCTTAAAAGGTAACCTTTACACATATATTGGGTTAGTGTATTTTTTAACAGGTGTAAACGCCAGTTTTATAGATGTTGGCAGCGTCGTTGGGTATTCACTTGCATCACTTAATACAAAATTTTCTCTTGTAGCTGTAGGTTTTGTTCTCGGATTGGTAACAATACTGGCTGAGCCTGCTGTATATGTGCTAACGCATCAAATTGAGGAGGTTACCAGCGGATATGTAAAAAGAGAGGTAATTTTATTTGCCCTTTCTCTCGGAGTGGGTATTTCAGTTGCGCTATCAATGATAAGGATATTAGTTCCGGAAATCAAACTTTGGCACTATCTTTTACCCGGTTATGTTATAGCAATTATTTTGACTTTTTTCGTTCCGAAACTATTTGTTGGTATTGCCTTCGATTCAGGAGGTGTAGCCTCAGGCCCAATGACTGCAACTTTTATTATGGCTTTTGCGCAGGGAGCTGCCCAACGGATAGAATACGCAAATGTTTTGATAGACGGATTTGGGTTGATTGCTATGGTAGCTCTCACTCCATTAATAACTTTGCAAGTCTTAGGTATTATATACAAAATTAAATCGAGAAAAGGAGGTTTGGAACCACATGTCAAATGA